A single Clostridia bacterium DNA region contains:
- a CDS encoding DUF2007 domain-containing protein, with the protein MADESNLDVLIRTGFADPVAIVLAQSLLHEAGIPFFAMDQNPAARQESGNFIGWWTIRVPREREAEAREVLRSVQEMR; encoded by the coding sequence GTGGCAGACGAAAGCAATCTCGATGTCCTGATTCGAACCGGCTTTGCAGATCCTGTCGCGATTGTTCTGGCGCAGAGTCTCTTGCACGAAGCCGGAATCCCTTTTTTCGCCATGGACCAGAATCCCGCGGCACGCCAGGAGAGCGGGAACTTTATCGGGTGGTGGACCATTCGCGTGCCGCGGGAAAGGGAAGCCGAAGCTCGCGAGGTCCTACGTAGCGTGCAAGAAATGAGATAG